The following are from one region of the Quercus robur chromosome 1, dhQueRobu3.1, whole genome shotgun sequence genome:
- the LOC126732258 gene encoding sesquiterpene synthase 2-like yields MSIPVSGAPSQNAKSEVVRRTANFHPSIWGDRFISYTSEDKDIHSRKVREVEELKDEVRNELFDTGDLSQQMGLIDALQRLGIAYHFEREIQEALEHIYTTFNDKIDVDDLYKVSLSFLLLRQEGFKVSCDVFKKFKDENGQFKESLTSNVEGMLAFYEATHLRMHGEDILDEALEFTTTHLKSTASLIGNPLAAQITCALKQPLHKGIPRLEARRYISFYEQDASHNKVLLKLSILDFNLVQSLHKEELSYITRWWKDLDFAKKLPFARDRIVECYFWIVSVYFEPQYSLARKILTKAISMTSILDDIYDAYGTLEELEPFTEAIERWDISCIDQLPEYMQICCRALFDVFEAIENELAKKERSYRVSYAKDVMKRLVRAYFDEAKWFYQNYIPTMEEYMHVALESSGLPMLTTISFLGMGDIVTKEALDWTFSNPKIITASSVIGRLMDDMKSHKFEQERGHAPSAVECYMKQHGVSEQVVYDEFNRQVANAWKDTNEECIRPTVVPRPLLMRCLNLTRSLDIIYKEGDNYTHVGKEMKDNVALVFVDPIPI; encoded by the exons ATGTCTATCCCTGTCTCAGGGGCTCCATCCCAAAATGCCAAATCAGAGGTTGTTCGCCGGACAGCAAATTTCCATCCAAGCATTTGGGGTGACCGTTTCATCAGCTATACTTCTGAGGACAAG GATATTCATTCCCGTAAAGTACGTGAAGTTGAAGAGCTGAAAGATGAGGTGAGAAATGAGCTCTTTGACACGGGTGATCTTTCACAACAGATGGGCTTAATTGATGCACTCCAGCGCCTCGGCATCGCTTACCACTTTGAAAGAGAAATCCAAGAAGCTCTCGAACATATATACACGACTTTTAACGACaaaattgatgttgatgatctCTACAAAGTTTCCCTTAGTTTTCTTCTGCTACGCCAAGAAGGATTTAAGGTTTCATGTG ATGTTTTCAAAAAGTTCAAAGACGAAAATGGTCAATTCAAGGAAAGCTTGACCAGTAACGTTGAAGGTATGCTAGCCTTCTATGAAGCTACGCATCTGAGGATGCATGGAGAAGACATTCTTGATGAGGCCCTTGAGTTCACTACCACTCACCTTAAGTCCACAGCATCCCTTATAGGCAATCCGTTGGCAGCACAAATAACTTGTGCCCTAAAGCAGCCCTTGCACAAGGGCATACCACGGCTAGAGGCTCGGCGATATATTTCTTTCTATGAACAAGATGCTTCACATAACAAAGTTTTGCTCAAGCTTTCAATATTAGATTTCAATCTAGTGCAATCATTGCACAAAGAGGAACTTAGTTATATCACAAG GTGGTGGAAAGATTTAGATTTTGCAAAGAAGCTACCTTTTGCAAGAGATAGGATTGTTGAATGCTACTTTTGGATAGTCTCGGTCTACTTTGAGCCCCAATATTCACTTGCAAGAAAAATATTAACCAAAGCTATTTCCATGACATCTATTCTAGACGATATATATGATGCTTATGGCACACTTGAAGAACTCGAACCCTTCACAGAAGCAATTGAGAG GTGGGATATTAGCTGCATAGATCAACTTCCAGAGTACATGCAAATATGTTGTCGTGCACTCTTTGATGTATTTGAAGCAATTGAAAATGAGTTGGCCAAGAAAGAAAGATCATACCGTGTTAGCTATGCAAAAGATGTT ATGAAACGTTTGGTTCGGGCCTACTTTGATGAAGCCAAGTGGTTCTACCAAAATTACATCCCAACAATGGAGGAGTATATGCATGTTGCACTTGAAAGCTCTGGTTTACCTATGCTCACAACTATCTCTTTCCTTGGCATGGGTGACATCGTTACAAAAGAGGCACTTGATTGGACCTTCAGCAACCCCAAGATTATTACAGCTTCATCCGTAATTGGTAGACTCATGGATGACATGAAGTCACATAAG TTTGAGCAAGAGAGAGGGCATGCTCCCTCAGCAGTCGAATGCTACATGAAGCAACATGGTGTCTCAGAGCAAGTAGTCTATGATGAATTCAACAGACAAGTTGCTAATGCATGGAAGGACACTAATGAGGAGTGTATAAGACCTACTGTTGTTCCCAGGCCTCTACTTATGCGTTGTCTTAATCTTACACGATCATTAGATATCATTTACAAGGAAGGGGATAACTACACTCACGTTGGAAAAGAGATGAAAGATAATGTTGCATTAGTGTTTGTAGACCCAATACCAATATAA